Proteins from one Pseudarthrobacter sp. BIM B-2242 genomic window:
- a CDS encoding cytochrome c biogenesis protein ResB: MSLSDAPETAAGPVPPPLGPAGMLRWAWTQLTSMRTAIFLLLLLAVVAVPGSLFPQRPANPALVTQYIKDRPEYGKILDSLQLFDVYSSAWFSAIYILLFISLIGCVIPRARAHWKALRSAPPRTPRRLSRLPEYGTLVLPAESGVSPGDAIRDAADVLKKRGYRVDIRDADAAMPSLGAERGLLREVGNLVFHTALIGVLVSVAIGGLFGYRGQKIIIEGDTFVNTLVGYDNFTPGTNFQSDWLDPFAITLDKFEVRFDRESTRQFGQPIDFKAAVTTRESPDAAPQQQVLKVNEPVYFGGTGIFLVGNGYAPIVTVKDGDGNTAFSGPVVSVPNDAVYTSSIVLKAPDASPSQLGFVGFFLPSAIKNQEGVSYSFDPDPLNPQLNLNSYYGDLGLDTGKPQNVYNLDVQNLTQLNGRDLPAGGIVLDAGQSYTLPEGKGSISFDGLKRYIGVDIRTVPGQEGVLIFSLAAVAGLIVSLYVNRRRVWLRAGAHVDGRTMIEYGLLARGEDHRLAPEAAAIRARLAARWNLAESDPAAAAAVPARSPKEH; the protein is encoded by the coding sequence ATGTCCTTATCTGACGCGCCGGAGACTGCGGCAGGCCCGGTCCCGCCGCCGCTGGGTCCCGCCGGGATGCTGCGCTGGGCGTGGACGCAGCTGACAAGCATGCGGACCGCAATCTTTCTCCTGCTGCTGCTGGCCGTGGTCGCTGTGCCCGGCTCGTTGTTCCCGCAGCGTCCTGCGAACCCTGCCCTGGTGACCCAATACATCAAGGACCGCCCGGAGTACGGAAAAATCCTTGACTCACTCCAGCTCTTCGATGTCTATTCCTCGGCCTGGTTCTCCGCGATCTACATCCTGTTGTTCATCTCCCTCATCGGCTGCGTGATACCCAGGGCACGGGCCCACTGGAAGGCCCTGCGCTCAGCCCCGCCCCGCACCCCGCGTCGGCTCTCCCGGCTGCCCGAATACGGCACGCTCGTCCTGCCGGCGGAATCCGGTGTCAGCCCGGGCGACGCCATCCGGGACGCAGCGGACGTTTTGAAAAAACGCGGCTACCGGGTCGATATCCGGGACGCCGACGCCGCGATGCCCTCACTGGGGGCTGAACGGGGGCTGCTACGGGAGGTCGGCAACCTCGTCTTCCACACCGCCCTGATCGGCGTGCTGGTTTCCGTGGCCATCGGCGGATTGTTCGGCTACCGGGGCCAAAAAATCATCATCGAAGGCGACACCTTCGTCAACACCCTCGTCGGCTACGACAACTTCACCCCCGGAACCAACTTCCAGTCCGACTGGCTGGACCCGTTCGCCATCACGCTGGACAAGTTCGAGGTCCGCTTCGACCGCGAATCCACCCGGCAGTTCGGTCAGCCCATCGACTTCAAAGCCGCCGTGACGACCCGGGAAAGCCCTGACGCCGCCCCGCAACAGCAGGTCCTGAAAGTCAACGAACCGGTCTACTTCGGCGGAACGGGCATCTTCCTGGTGGGCAACGGCTACGCACCCATCGTCACCGTCAAGGACGGGGACGGGAACACCGCGTTCAGCGGCCCCGTCGTCTCCGTCCCCAACGACGCCGTCTACACCTCCAGCATTGTCCTCAAGGCCCCGGACGCGTCACCTTCCCAGCTGGGTTTCGTCGGGTTCTTCCTGCCCTCGGCCATCAAGAACCAGGAGGGTGTGTCCTACAGCTTCGACCCGGACCCGCTGAACCCACAACTGAACCTGAACTCCTACTACGGTGACCTCGGGCTGGACACCGGGAAACCCCAGAACGTCTACAACCTGGACGTGCAGAACCTCACCCAGCTCAACGGCCGGGATCTTCCCGCCGGCGGCATTGTCCTGGACGCAGGGCAGAGCTACACCCTCCCGGAGGGTAAAGGCTCGATCAGCTTCGACGGGCTCAAACGCTATATCGGGGTGGACATCCGCACGGTCCCCGGGCAGGAGGGGGTTCTCATCTTCTCCCTGGCCGCCGTCGCGGGGCTGATCGTCTCCCTGTATGTGAACCGTCGCCGCGTCTGGCTCCGTGCCGGCGCCCACGTGGACGGCCGCACGATGATCGAATACGGGCTGCTGGCCCGCGGAGAAGACCACAGGCTCGCGCCCGAAGCCGCCGCGATCCGTGCCCGCCTCGCCGCCCGCTGGAACCTGGCAGAGTCCGACCCCGCCGCTGCCGCCGCCGTCCCTGCCCGCTCACCGAAGGAGCACTAA
- a CDS encoding TlpA disulfide reductase family protein: protein MNTPSGGGLARRSILTGLAAAAFLGLAACAGPDPLAQQAAAGDNKNYIAGDGSVQEYAEESRSAPVALNATLYDGTPVSSTDWAGTVTVLNFWYAACAPCRVEAPHLEALYQEFAPQGVLFYGINVRDEKPTAEAFERTFGVTYPSVQDKDGKVLLAMTRFVPPQAVPTTLVLDKQGRVAARILGGLDKSTLKALITSTLEA, encoded by the coding sequence ATGAACACCCCATCCGGCGGCGGCCTGGCCCGGCGCAGCATCCTGACAGGATTGGCCGCGGCGGCCTTCCTCGGCCTGGCCGCCTGCGCGGGACCTGACCCCCTCGCCCAGCAGGCAGCGGCAGGGGATAACAAGAACTACATTGCCGGTGACGGATCGGTGCAGGAATACGCTGAGGAATCACGCAGCGCTCCTGTGGCCTTGAACGCGACCCTCTATGACGGCACCCCTGTCAGTTCCACGGACTGGGCCGGCACTGTGACGGTACTCAATTTCTGGTACGCGGCGTGCGCCCCGTGCCGCGTTGAGGCCCCGCACCTGGAAGCGCTGTACCAGGAGTTTGCCCCGCAGGGAGTTTTGTTCTACGGCATCAACGTCCGGGATGAAAAGCCCACGGCGGAAGCCTTCGAGCGGACCTTCGGCGTGACCTATCCAAGCGTGCAGGACAAGGACGGGAAGGTGCTGCTCGCCATGACCCGCTTCGTTCCGCCCCAGGCGGTCCCAACCACCCTCGTGCTGGACAAGCAAGGCCGTGTCGCGGCCAGAATCCTGGGCGGACTGGACAAAAGCACCCTGAAAGCCCTGATCACTTCCACACTCGAAGCCTAA
- a CDS encoding cytochrome P450 yields MTVQLPESSLALLREGYTFISSRCDRLDTDSFRTRLMLRPVVCLRGAEAAEFFYGGGRFGREAAMPRSAQHLLQDAGSVQSLQGPAHRHRKQLFLDLMTKESVERLGQAFDEEWVSAVHWWQVRGEVVLHDELRPLLTAAACRWAGVPANPATVERISRELGLMIEKAGAVGPVNWYARWRRRSTEKWAAERISTLRRSGPAAAGDTPAAAIAFHTDEHGNALPADIAAVELLNLLRPIVAVGRFMVFAAVALHQHPEWKEILRAGQDADLDCFAQEVRRYYPFFPFVGGTARETLEWKGHAFKAGQWVLFDLYGTNHDGRIWKDPESFNPARFRTWHPDPHTLVPQGAGDPAAGHRCPGEDITVDLIRRATRALAAETRMTVPAQDLSINLTRMPALPRSGFILSGRPGPH; encoded by the coding sequence ATGACGGTGCAGTTGCCTGAGAGTTCCCTTGCTCTTCTGCGTGAGGGATACACGTTCATTTCGAGCCGGTGCGACCGGCTCGACACCGATTCGTTCCGCACACGGCTGATGCTTCGCCCCGTTGTCTGCCTCCGCGGGGCGGAAGCGGCAGAGTTCTTCTACGGCGGTGGCCGGTTCGGCCGCGAGGCGGCGATGCCCCGCTCCGCCCAGCACCTTCTGCAGGACGCCGGCAGCGTACAGTCCCTCCAAGGTCCTGCCCACCGGCACCGGAAACAACTGTTTCTTGACCTGATGACCAAGGAATCGGTCGAACGCCTCGGCCAGGCCTTCGATGAGGAATGGGTGTCGGCGGTGCATTGGTGGCAGGTCCGCGGCGAAGTTGTGCTGCATGACGAGCTGCGCCCGCTGCTCACCGCCGCCGCCTGCCGGTGGGCGGGAGTGCCGGCAAACCCGGCAACGGTCGAACGGATCAGCCGCGAATTGGGCCTGATGATCGAAAAGGCCGGAGCGGTCGGGCCGGTGAACTGGTATGCCCGGTGGCGCCGCCGCTCCACGGAAAAGTGGGCCGCCGAGCGCATCAGCACCCTCCGCCGGAGCGGTCCGGCCGCGGCCGGCGATACCCCTGCCGCTGCGATCGCCTTTCACACGGACGAGCACGGCAACGCTCTGCCGGCGGACATCGCGGCGGTGGAACTTCTCAACCTGCTCCGGCCCATCGTGGCTGTCGGCCGCTTCATGGTCTTTGCAGCCGTCGCCCTGCACCAGCACCCGGAATGGAAAGAGATCCTGCGCGCAGGCCAGGACGCGGACCTGGACTGCTTCGCCCAGGAAGTCCGCCGGTACTATCCGTTCTTCCCCTTCGTCGGCGGCACTGCCCGGGAAACGCTGGAATGGAAGGGCCACGCGTTCAAAGCCGGGCAATGGGTCCTGTTCGATCTGTACGGCACGAACCACGACGGCCGGATCTGGAAGGACCCGGAAAGCTTCAACCCTGCCCGGTTCCGTACCTGGCACCCGGATCCCCACACCCTTGTTCCACAGGGCGCCGGCGACCCGGCCGCCGGGCACCGCTGCCCCGGCGAGGACATCACCGTTGACCTGATCCGCCGCGCCACCCGGGCGCTTGCCGCGGAGACCCGGATGACCGTACCCGCTCAGGACCTGAGCATCAACCTCACCCGGATGCCCGCCCTGCCCCGGAGCGGCTTCATCCTCTCCGGACGCCCAGGACCGCACTGA
- a CDS encoding helix-turn-helix transcriptional regulator: MTIDMRSGTRLEPAAALFHSLADPARLAIVKRIAQGEVRVGDLTEVLGLAQSTVSAHVACLRDCGLVTGRMEGRKVFYSLTRPELIDVLAQAEILLAATGNAVSLCPVYGDASRATATTKEEQL; the protein is encoded by the coding sequence ATGACGATTGATATGAGGAGCGGTACCCGGTTGGAACCGGCGGCCGCGTTGTTCCACTCCCTGGCGGACCCGGCCCGGCTTGCCATCGTGAAACGCATCGCCCAGGGCGAGGTCCGGGTCGGTGACCTCACCGAGGTACTGGGTCTGGCGCAGTCCACGGTCTCGGCGCATGTGGCCTGCCTGCGGGACTGCGGCCTGGTGACGGGCCGGATGGAGGGCCGGAAGGTGTTCTATTCCCTGACCCGCCCTGAACTGATCGATGTCCTGGCCCAGGCCGAGATCCTTCTGGCCGCCACGGGCAATGCGGTCAGCCTGTGCCCGGTCTACGGCGACGCCTCCCGCGCCACCGCAACCACCAAAGAGGAGCAACTGTGA
- a CDS encoding cation-translocating P-type ATPase, with translation MSDACCGDDKPVTTEEGQEEAEGFWQVTEVRAAAVAGGLLLMAWIASLLDASEWVTLPLEAAALLVAGWTFVPSTLRRLAKGKIGVGTLMTIAAAGAVALGQVEEAAMLAFLYAISEGLEEYSVARTRRGLRALLDLVPAEARVLRNGTEVTVSPSELVLGETMVVRPGERLATDGRVLTGRTSLDTSALTGESVPVEAGPGSDVYAGSINGTGPLEVQVTSTAENNSLARIVHIVEAEQSRKGPGQRLADSIAKKLVPGILIAAALIAVYGFIVGEPLLWIERALVVLVAASPCALAISVPVTVVAAVGAASRMGVLIKGGGALETLGKIRTIALDKTGTLTRNKPAVIEVAATASSTRERVLAVAAGLEERSEHPLARAILAAASDRVTVTGLDTVPGAGLEGTIDGHSARLGRPGWIAPGELKDTVQRMQASGATAVLVEENSVLIGAVAVRDELRPEAAAVIERLSRAGYTTAMLTGDNRLTAEALGKAAGITEVHADLRPEDKAEIIRALKGRQPTAMVGDGVNDAPALATADTGIAMGAMGTDVAIETADVALMGEDLHHLPQVLEHARRTRRIMFQNVGLSLALIAVLIPLALFGILGLAAVVLIHELAEIVVIANGVRAGKVSKYGTIPATQDTVPTLEPAR, from the coding sequence GTGAGCGACGCCTGCTGCGGCGATGACAAGCCTGTAACAACAGAAGAGGGTCAGGAAGAGGCTGAGGGCTTCTGGCAGGTGACTGAGGTCCGCGCGGCCGCGGTCGCCGGCGGGCTGCTGCTGATGGCATGGATCGCTTCGCTGCTGGACGCGTCCGAGTGGGTCACCCTGCCGCTGGAGGCCGCGGCGCTGCTGGTCGCGGGGTGGACGTTTGTTCCCTCAACCCTGCGCCGGCTTGCCAAGGGCAAGATCGGTGTCGGCACGCTGATGACGATCGCGGCAGCGGGAGCCGTTGCCCTGGGGCAGGTCGAGGAAGCGGCGATGCTGGCCTTCCTGTATGCCATCTCGGAGGGGTTGGAGGAATACTCGGTAGCCCGCACCCGGCGCGGGCTGCGTGCCCTGCTGGATCTGGTCCCGGCCGAGGCCAGGGTCCTGCGCAACGGAACCGAAGTCACCGTCTCCCCGTCCGAGCTGGTGCTCGGTGAAACCATGGTCGTGCGCCCTGGCGAACGGCTCGCCACGGACGGACGCGTCCTGACCGGGCGCACCTCCCTGGACACCTCGGCCCTGACCGGCGAATCAGTCCCGGTCGAAGCAGGACCGGGCAGCGACGTTTACGCCGGCTCCATTAACGGCACCGGCCCGCTCGAGGTTCAGGTCACCAGCACCGCGGAAAACAACTCGCTGGCACGAATCGTGCACATCGTGGAGGCCGAGCAGTCCCGCAAGGGCCCCGGCCAGCGGCTGGCCGACTCGATCGCCAAAAAGCTCGTCCCGGGTATCCTGATCGCCGCCGCGCTCATTGCCGTCTATGGTTTCATCGTCGGTGAACCGCTCCTGTGGATTGAACGTGCCCTGGTGGTCCTGGTGGCAGCCTCACCGTGCGCCCTGGCCATCTCCGTGCCCGTGACAGTGGTCGCCGCCGTCGGCGCTGCCAGCCGGATGGGCGTCCTGATCAAGGGCGGCGGCGCCCTGGAAACCCTCGGCAAGATCCGCACCATCGCCCTGGACAAGACCGGGACCCTGACCCGCAACAAACCCGCCGTGATCGAAGTCGCCGCCACCGCCTCCTCCACCCGGGAGCGGGTGCTGGCCGTCGCCGCCGGCCTGGAAGAACGCAGCGAACACCCGCTCGCCCGCGCCATCCTCGCCGCCGCCAGCGACCGGGTCACCGTCACCGGCCTGGACACCGTTCCCGGTGCCGGGCTCGAAGGGACCATCGACGGGCACAGCGCCCGGCTCGGCAGGCCCGGATGGATCGCCCCGGGGGAGCTGAAGGACACCGTTCAGCGGATGCAGGCCAGCGGCGCGACAGCGGTCCTGGTCGAGGAGAACTCTGTCCTCATCGGCGCCGTAGCCGTCCGCGACGAACTTCGCCCCGAAGCCGCGGCCGTGATTGAACGCCTCAGCCGCGCCGGCTACACCACGGCCATGCTCACCGGTGACAACCGGCTCACCGCCGAGGCCCTGGGCAAGGCAGCGGGCATCACCGAAGTCCACGCCGACCTGCGCCCCGAAGACAAGGCGGAGATTATCCGCGCCCTGAAGGGGCGGCAGCCGACCGCCATGGTCGGTGACGGTGTAAACGATGCCCCCGCTCTGGCGACCGCCGATACCGGCATCGCGATGGGCGCGATGGGCACCGACGTGGCCATCGAAACCGCCGACGTCGCACTGATGGGCGAGGACCTGCACCACCTGCCGCAAGTACTGGAGCACGCCCGCCGCACCCGCCGCATCATGTTCCAGAACGTAGGACTCTCCCTGGCCCTGATCGCCGTGTTGATCCCGCTGGCCCTGTTCGGCATCCTGGGACTGGCAGCAGTTGTGCTGATCCACGAACTGGCCGAAATCGTTGTCATCGCCAACGGCGTCCGCGCCGGCAAGGTGAGCAAGTACGGCACCATCCCGGCCACCCAGGACACCGTCCCCACCCTGGAACCGGCACGGTGA
- the lspA gene encoding signal peptidase II — protein MSQPTPVRDSTPSRPWMRRGGLLAAALLLAGADLLIKTQAEAGLSRGEVIEVPLLTIKLLYNMGVAFSLGSALPTGIVVAGTGAIIAVLLTWLTVNAPKMSRTALTGGTLIAGGAIGNFIDRLDGRGVVDYLHSGWFPTFNLADVFVTVGTAVLVLGMLRAGKEPETAE, from the coding sequence GTGAGCCAACCGACACCGGTGCGCGACAGCACCCCGTCCCGGCCGTGGATGCGCCGGGGCGGGCTGCTGGCCGCCGCGCTCCTGCTGGCCGGGGCCGACCTGCTCATCAAGACCCAGGCCGAAGCCGGTCTCTCCCGGGGAGAAGTGATCGAGGTGCCGCTGCTGACGATCAAGCTCCTCTACAACATGGGCGTGGCCTTCAGCCTCGGATCCGCCCTGCCCACCGGAATTGTCGTGGCCGGTACCGGGGCCATCATCGCCGTGCTGCTGACATGGCTAACAGTGAACGCACCAAAGATGTCCAGGACCGCCCTTACCGGTGGTACTCTCATTGCCGGCGGCGCCATCGGAAACTTCATTGACCGGCTCGACGGGCGCGGGGTCGTCGATTATCTGCACAGCGGATGGTTCCCCACGTTCAACCTCGCCGACGTCTTCGTCACCGTGGGAACCGCCGTCCTGGTCCTGGGAATGCTGCGGGCAGGCAAGGAACCGGAGACAGCGGAATGA
- a CDS encoding cytochrome c biogenesis CcdA family protein, which yields MSLGGFFAESVQSGALLLAVPLAVIAGLVSFISPCVLPLLPGYLGYVSGLAGTDEKAARRRTTAGVGLFILGFAAVFTLYGAAFGTIGHWLVSWSDMITRVLGVVVIVMGVALSGKIPFLQSTAKLTWKPNTGLAGAPLLGIGFGLGWTPCIGPTLSAVLALSTTTGSAWRGALLGFAYCIGLGIPFLLVARGFSWVTGTLGFVRRNIRAFNLAGAATLVLVGILMVSGVWTTWILSLQNLIGTFTTPI from the coding sequence ATGAGTCTTGGCGGCTTCTTCGCCGAGTCTGTGCAGTCCGGAGCCCTGCTCCTGGCAGTGCCCCTGGCGGTCATCGCCGGTCTGGTCTCGTTCATCTCACCCTGTGTCCTGCCCCTGCTCCCGGGCTACCTGGGTTACGTCTCCGGCCTGGCCGGAACCGATGAAAAGGCCGCCCGCAGGCGCACCACCGCCGGCGTCGGGCTGTTCATCCTCGGCTTCGCCGCGGTCTTCACCCTTTACGGTGCGGCGTTCGGGACCATCGGACACTGGCTGGTGAGCTGGAGCGACATGATCACGCGTGTTCTGGGCGTGGTCGTGATCGTGATGGGCGTCGCCCTGTCCGGAAAGATCCCGTTCCTGCAGAGCACGGCCAAGCTGACCTGGAAACCGAACACCGGCCTGGCCGGGGCGCCGCTGCTGGGCATCGGCTTCGGGCTCGGGTGGACGCCGTGCATCGGCCCGACCCTCAGCGCCGTGCTGGCGTTGAGCACTACCACCGGGTCGGCCTGGCGCGGGGCGCTGCTCGGCTTCGCGTACTGCATCGGTCTGGGTATCCCGTTCCTCCTCGTCGCCCGGGGCTTCAGCTGGGTCACCGGCACCCTCGGCTTCGTCCGGCGGAACATCAGGGCCTTCAACCTCGCAGGGGCAGCGACCCTGGTCCTGGTCGGGATCCTGATGGTTTCCGGTGTCTGGACGACCTGGATCCTGAGCCTGCAGAACCTGATCGGAACCTTCACCACGCCCATCTGA
- a CDS encoding cadmium resistance transporter has product MLGIIAAAAAMFAATNIDDIVVLTVLFLASSKGRRPRPWEIVGGQYLGFITLVGISVLAALGLTLVPDEWVGWLGLLPLGIGVFGLIRFLRRRGEEETEGAISAVGLLSVAGITIANGADNIAIYTPIFRTMRPQDTVVTIIVFLILVAVWCALGRVVGTHPKVIETLEKIEHWLVPAVFIGLGLFILLSSGVLTRLFNA; this is encoded by the coding sequence ATGCTTGGCATCATCGCGGCCGCGGCAGCAATGTTCGCTGCCACGAACATCGACGACATCGTCGTTTTGACCGTGCTGTTCCTCGCCTCCTCGAAAGGCCGCCGGCCCCGGCCCTGGGAAATCGTCGGCGGGCAGTACCTGGGATTCATCACCCTGGTCGGCATCAGCGTCCTGGCCGCGCTCGGGCTGACCCTTGTCCCGGACGAATGGGTCGGCTGGCTCGGCCTGCTCCCCCTCGGAATCGGCGTTTTCGGCCTGATCCGTTTCCTGCGCAGACGCGGCGAAGAGGAAACCGAAGGCGCTATCAGCGCAGTTGGCCTGCTCAGCGTCGCCGGCATCACCATCGCCAACGGTGCAGATAACATCGCCATCTACACCCCGATCTTCCGGACCATGCGCCCCCAGGACACCGTGGTCACCATCATCGTGTTCCTCATCCTGGTAGCCGTCTGGTGCGCACTGGGACGTGTTGTGGGAACCCACCCCAAAGTCATTGAGACCCTCGAAAAAATCGAACACTGGCTCGTCCCGGCAGTGTTCATCGGGCTGGGCCTGTTCATCCTCCTCAGCTCCGGCGTCCTGACCCGGCTGTTCAACGCCTGA
- a CDS encoding AMP-binding protein, with translation MTVQPELAGVSFAAQLAGFGDRTAIRTKNHSVSYGELGRRVDDMARSFGPARRLIALEAENTLPSLVVYLAALSSGNPLLILPTGGGTAAEALVAAYDPDIVVRASQGEAVLDVRREETRHELHPELALLLSTSGSTGSPKLVRLSAEAVQANASAIAEYLHLRPDDTAATTLPLSYCYGMSVVNSHLLVGASLALTDLSVVDPCFWELVHTENVTSFAAVPYTFDLLERVGFEHMDLPGLRYITQAGGRLDPDRVRSYAELGRRQGWDLFVMYGQTEATARMAYLPPDLAAEHPHAIGVPVPGGSFRLEPVPGLDACELVYSGPNVMLGYAEQPEDLALGRVVTELHTGDLARRGSNGLYEIVGRRSRFVKIVGLRVDLGQVERLLADLGLIAAAAGSDDAVVAAVEGSHDLALVAKSLAQDLGLPRSAVQLHAVGSIPRLENGKPDYPAVLALASRNDDRAGGTATAPEPAGRPADVRRIFAEVLEQEDVADTDTFVSLGGDSLSYVAASVRLERALGHIPQGWHLTPVCELVPATHRAQGTQPAATGEAAGQLSRPAGKTARRWHRRMLAPMDTGIVLRAVAIIFIVSTHIGFFHWEGTAHVLIAVAGYNFARFQLTGTRCARLRRQLRSVARIVVPSVAVIGLAFAVTDTYTWANVFLLNSLLGPEGWTDYSRFWFIEILVYILLGLAALMAIPAADRAQRRWPWAFALALVAVDLPLLFDLVDSRYPGQGPVLWLFGLGWAAAASRTLWQRAAVTAIALLTIPQSFDDQYRSATILVGFLILLWLPTLTVPRGLHRVTALLASASLYIYVTHWLVYPLVDPAQKGLAVVASLAAGILYWAGATKVMGLLERQLQRPRILLRRSTAAGRADSE, from the coding sequence GTGACTGTACAGCCGGAACTGGCAGGAGTCTCGTTCGCCGCGCAGCTGGCCGGCTTCGGAGACCGCACCGCCATCAGGACCAAAAACCACTCAGTGAGCTACGGCGAACTGGGACGCCGTGTCGACGACATGGCCCGTTCCTTCGGACCCGCCCGGCGGCTCATTGCCCTTGAGGCCGAGAACACGCTGCCGTCCCTGGTGGTCTACCTCGCCGCCCTGTCCTCCGGCAACCCATTGCTGATCCTGCCCACAGGCGGCGGGACCGCCGCCGAGGCGCTCGTCGCCGCATACGATCCCGATATCGTGGTCCGCGCCTCGCAGGGTGAGGCGGTCCTGGACGTACGGCGGGAAGAAACCAGGCATGAGCTGCACCCGGAGCTGGCGCTTCTGCTGAGCACCTCCGGATCCACCGGTTCGCCAAAACTCGTGCGCCTGTCCGCCGAAGCCGTGCAGGCCAACGCCTCGGCGATAGCCGAATACCTGCACCTGCGCCCGGACGACACCGCGGCCACCACGCTTCCGCTCTCCTACTGCTACGGGATGAGTGTGGTGAACAGCCACCTCCTGGTCGGCGCGTCCCTGGCACTGACCGACCTTTCAGTGGTTGACCCGTGCTTCTGGGAACTGGTTCATACCGAAAACGTCACATCCTTCGCCGCCGTGCCCTACACCTTCGATCTCCTCGAACGCGTCGGATTTGAGCACATGGACCTGCCGGGCCTGCGCTACATCACCCAGGCGGGCGGCCGGCTCGATCCGGACCGCGTGCGTTCCTACGCGGAACTGGGCAGGCGGCAGGGCTGGGACCTGTTTGTCATGTACGGGCAGACCGAAGCCACGGCCCGCATGGCCTATCTGCCCCCGGACCTGGCGGCAGAACACCCCCACGCCATTGGAGTGCCTGTCCCCGGTGGATCCTTCCGGCTGGAGCCCGTCCCCGGCCTGGATGCCTGCGAGCTCGTCTACTCAGGTCCCAACGTCATGCTGGGGTACGCCGAACAGCCGGAAGACCTTGCCCTGGGACGGGTTGTCACGGAGCTTCACACCGGTGACCTCGCCAGGCGCGGGTCCAATGGCCTCTATGAGATCGTGGGCAGGCGCAGCCGGTTCGTGAAAATCGTCGGCCTGCGGGTGGACCTGGGCCAGGTGGAACGGCTGCTGGCCGATCTTGGCCTGATCGCCGCGGCTGCCGGCTCGGACGACGCAGTGGTCGCGGCGGTGGAAGGAAGCCACGATCTTGCCCTGGTGGCCAAGAGCCTTGCCCAGGACCTGGGTCTGCCGCGTTCAGCGGTCCAGCTTCATGCCGTGGGGTCCATACCGCGCCTGGAGAACGGAAAGCCGGACTACCCCGCGGTCCTGGCCCTGGCGTCCAGGAATGATGACCGCGCCGGCGGTACTGCTACTGCACCGGAACCGGCAGGACGCCCGGCTGACGTGCGGAGGATTTTCGCGGAGGTCCTCGAACAGGAGGACGTCGCCGATACGGACACCTTTGTTTCCCTGGGCGGTGACTCGCTGTCCTACGTGGCAGCGTCCGTCCGGCTGGAGCGTGCCCTGGGACACATCCCGCAGGGCTGGCACCTGACGCCGGTCTGTGAACTTGTGCCTGCCACCCACCGGGCGCAGGGCACGCAGCCCGCGGCCACGGGTGAGGCTGCGGGCCAGCTTAGCCGCCCGGCCGGGAAGACCGCACGTCGCTGGCACCGGCGGATGCTGGCCCCGATGGACACCGGGATTGTGCTCCGCGCCGTTGCCATCATCTTCATTGTTTCCACGCATATAGGTTTCTTCCACTGGGAAGGGACCGCCCACGTGCTCATCGCCGTCGCCGGCTATAACTTTGCCCGCTTCCAGCTGACCGGTACCCGCTGTGCCCGGCTGCGGCGGCAACTGCGCAGCGTGGCCCGGATCGTCGTGCCCAGCGTTGCGGTCATAGGCCTGGCTTTTGCCGTGACCGATACCTATACCTGGGCGAATGTTTTCCTGCTGAACTCCTTGCTGGGGCCGGAAGGCTGGACCGACTATTCCCGGTTCTGGTTTATCGAGATCCTGGTCTACATCCTGCTGGGCCTGGCCGCCCTGATGGCAATTCCTGCCGCTGACCGGGCCCAGCGCCGGTGGCCGTGGGCCTTCGCCCTGGCATTGGTAGCTGTTGACCTGCCGTTGCTCTTCGACCTGGTTGACAGCCGGTATCCGGGGCAGGGGCCGGTCCTGTGGCTGTTCGGGCTGGGCTGGGCCGCCGCCGCGTCGCGGACACTGTGGCAGCGGGCAGCCGTGACCGCCATTGCCCTGCTCACCATCCCACAGTCCTTCGACGACCAGTACCGCAGCGCAACCATCCTGGTGGGCTTCCTCATCCTGCTCTGGCTGCCCACCCTGACCGTCCCGCGCGGACTGCACCGGGTCACGGCACTGCTGGCCAGCGCCTCCCTGTACATCTACGTCACCCACTGGCTGGTGTACCCGCTCGTTGACCCGGCACAAAAAGGCCTGGCCGTCGTCGCGTCCCTGGCCGCAGGCATCCTCTACTGGGCGGGGGCCACCAAGGTAATGGGATTGCTTGAGCGCCAGCTGCAACGGCCGCGCATCCTTCTCCGTAGATCTACTGCAGCTGGCAGGGCAGACTCCGAGTGA
- a CDS encoding DUF3188 domain-containing protein, translating to MLNEFWNVASKFYKALVFGAMGLIAAGLVISVLGNATQNQGLAFASLPVIGTGLVLHAAGVAVRGHQVRKMIR from the coding sequence GTGCTCAATGAGTTTTGGAATGTTGCCTCCAAGTTTTACAAAGCCCTGGTGTTTGGTGCCATGGGGCTCATCGCCGCAGGCCTCGTTATCAGCGTCCTGGGCAATGCCACCCAGAATCAGGGGTTGGCTTTCGCTTCCTTGCCCGTGATCGGAACTGGCTTGGTTCTCCACGCCGCAGGAGTGGCGGTACGAGGGCACCAGGTCCGCAAGATGATCAGGTAA